From a region of the Streptomyces sp. NBC_00193 genome:
- a CDS encoding tRNA (adenine-N1)-methyltransferase, protein MSEPTGAARRRGPFEVGDQVQLTDPKGRHYTFTLEAGKNFHTHKGSFPHDELIGSPEGSVVRTTGNVAYLALRPLLPDYVLSMPRGAAVVYPKDAGQILAFADIFPGARVVEAGVGSGSLSSFLLRAIGDQGMLHSYERRPDFAEIATANVERYFGGPHPAWQLTVGDLQDNLSDTDVDRVILDMLAPWECLEAVSKALVPGGILCCYVATTTQLSRTVESIREFGCYAEPQPWESMIRNWHVEGLAVRPDHRMIGHTGFLVTARRLADGVEPPMRRRRPSKGAYGEDYDGPGSQSAARTAETAATAPAGTTADSGDTA, encoded by the coding sequence ATGTCCGAACCGACCGGTGCCGCCCGCCGACGCGGGCCCTTCGAGGTCGGGGACCAGGTACAGCTCACCGACCCCAAGGGCCGCCACTACACGTTCACGCTCGAAGCCGGGAAGAATTTCCACACCCACAAGGGTTCCTTCCCGCACGACGAGCTGATCGGCTCCCCCGAGGGAAGCGTTGTCCGTACCACGGGCAACGTCGCCTACCTCGCGCTGCGACCCCTGCTCCCCGACTATGTCCTGTCCATGCCCCGCGGTGCCGCCGTGGTCTACCCCAAGGACGCAGGCCAGATCCTGGCCTTCGCCGACATCTTCCCCGGCGCCCGCGTCGTGGAAGCAGGCGTCGGCTCCGGCTCCCTGAGCAGCTTCCTGCTGCGCGCCATCGGCGACCAGGGCATGCTCCACAGCTACGAGCGCCGCCCGGACTTCGCCGAGATCGCCACCGCCAACGTCGAGCGCTACTTCGGCGGCCCGCACCCCGCGTGGCAGCTGACCGTGGGCGACCTCCAGGACAACCTGTCCGACACGGACGTCGACCGCGTGATCCTCGACATGCTCGCCCCCTGGGAGTGCCTGGAGGCCGTCTCCAAGGCGCTGGTCCCCGGCGGCATCCTCTGCTGCTACGTGGCCACCACCACCCAGCTCTCCCGGACCGTCGAATCCATCCGCGAGTTCGGCTGCTACGCCGAACCGCAGCCCTGGGAATCGATGATCCGCAACTGGCACGTCGAGGGCCTGGCCGTCCGCCCGGACCACCGCATGATCGGCCACACCGGCTTCCTCGTCACCGCCCGGCGCCTCGCCGACGGCGTCGAGCCGCCCATGCGCCGCCGCCGCCCCTCCAAGGGCGCCTACGGCGAGGACTACGACGGCCCCGGCAGCCAGTCCGCCGCCAGGACCGCGGAGACGGCCGCCACGGCCCCGGCCGGAACCACCGCCGACAGCGGCGACACCGCCTGA
- the dop gene encoding depupylase/deamidase Dop yields MTVRRVMGIETEYGISVPGHPNANAMLTSSQIVNAYAAAMHRARRARWDFEEENPLRDARGFDLAREAADNSQLTDEDIGLANVILTNGARLYVDHAHPEYSSPEITNPLDAVLWDKAGERIMAEAAVRAAQLPGAQPIHLYKNNTDNKGASYGTHENYLMKRETPFSDIVRHLTPFFVSRLVFTGAGRVGIGQDGREHGFQISQRADYFEVEVGLETTLKRPIINTRDEPHSDAEKYRRLHVIIGDANLSEISTYLKLGTTALVLSMIEDGYINVDLAVDQPVRTLHQVSHDPDLQHLITLRSGRTLTAVQLQMEYYELARKYVEERFGSDADEQTKDVLARWEDVLGRLETDPMSLSGELDWIAKREILEGYRRRDGLGWDAARLHLVDLQYADVRPEKGLYNRLVARGKMKRLLEEPAVERAQSKPPEDTRAYFRGRCLEQYADDVAAASWDSVIFDLPGHDSLQRVPTLEPLRGTRAHVKELLDRCRTAEDLVRVLSGR; encoded by the coding sequence ATGACCGTACGGCGAGTAATGGGGATCGAGACGGAGTACGGGATCTCCGTCCCGGGGCACCCGAACGCCAATGCCATGCTCACCTCGTCCCAGATCGTCAACGCCTACGCGGCGGCGATGCACCGGGCGCGACGCGCCCGCTGGGACTTCGAGGAAGAGAACCCGCTGCGGGACGCCCGCGGCTTCGACCTCGCCCGCGAGGCCGCCGACAACAGCCAGCTCACCGACGAGGACATCGGCCTCGCCAACGTCATCCTCACCAACGGCGCGCGCCTCTACGTCGACCACGCACACCCCGAATACAGCTCCCCGGAGATCACCAACCCGCTCGACGCCGTCCTCTGGGACAAGGCCGGCGAGCGGATCATGGCCGAGGCCGCCGTCAGGGCCGCCCAGCTCCCCGGGGCCCAGCCCATCCACCTCTACAAGAACAACACCGACAACAAGGGCGCCTCCTACGGCACGCACGAGAACTACCTGATGAAGCGGGAAACCCCCTTCTCGGACATCGTGCGCCACCTCACCCCCTTCTTCGTCTCCCGCCTCGTCTTCACCGGCGCCGGCCGCGTCGGCATCGGCCAGGACGGCCGCGAACACGGCTTCCAGATCAGCCAGCGCGCCGACTACTTCGAAGTCGAGGTCGGCCTCGAGACCACCCTCAAGCGCCCCATCATCAACACCCGGGACGAACCGCACTCCGACGCCGAGAAGTACCGCCGGCTCCACGTGATCATCGGAGACGCCAACCTCTCCGAGATCTCCACCTACCTCAAGCTCGGCACCACCGCCCTCGTCCTGTCCATGATCGAAGACGGCTACATCAACGTCGACCTCGCCGTGGACCAGCCCGTACGCACCCTCCACCAGGTCTCCCACGACCCCGACCTCCAGCACCTCATCACGCTGCGCAGCGGGCGGACGCTGACCGCCGTACAGCTTCAGATGGAGTACTACGAGCTCGCCAGGAAGTACGTGGAGGAGCGTTTCGGCTCCGACGCGGACGAGCAGACCAAGGATGTGCTGGCCCGCTGGGAGGACGTGCTGGGCCGGCTCGAAACCGACCCGATGAGCCTGTCGGGGGAGCTCGACTGGATCGCGAAGCGGGAGATCCTCGAGGGCTACCGGCGCCGGGACGGCCTCGGCTGGGACGCGGCCCGGCTGCACCTGGTGGACCTCCAGTACGCGGACGTACGGCCCGAGAAGGGGCTGTACAACCGCCTGGTGGCCCGCGGCAAGATGAAGCGGCTGCTGGAGGAGCCGGCGGTGGAGCGGGCGCAGAGCAAGCCGCCGGAGGACACCCGGGCGTACTTCCGGGGGCGGTGCCTGGAGCAGTACGCGGACGACGTGGCGGCGGCCTCGTGGGACTCGGTGATCTTCGATCTGCCGGGCCACGACTCCCTCCAGCGGGTCCCGACCCTGGAGCCCCTGCGGGGCACCCGTGCCCACGTGAAGGAGCTCCTGGACCGCTGTCGTACGGCGGAGGACCTGGTCCGGGTGCTCTCGGGGCGGTAA
- a CDS encoding ubiquitin-like protein Pup — MATKDTGGGQQKAQRSTEEVEEAAVEESTDLKERQEKLSDDVDSVLDEIDDVLEENAEDFVRSFVQKGGE, encoded by the coding sequence ATGGCGACCAAGGACACCGGCGGCGGACAGCAGAAGGCGCAGCGCTCGACCGAGGAGGTCGAGGAGGCCGCGGTCGAAGAATCGACCGACCTCAAGGAGCGACAGGAAAAGCTCTCCGACGACGTCGACTCCGTACTTGACGAGATTGACGATGTACTCGAAGAAAACGCTGAGGATTTCGTTCGGAGCTTCGTACAAAAAGGCGGCGAGTAG
- a CDS encoding endonuclease VII domain-containing protein — MAAYGAEHYRRRQAAKGKVVKEHVEVPAGHKLCRLCGVVKPHSEWHKNASASDGLSTRCKTCRAVLGRAGHLKRAYGITEGERDGMIAAQGGVCVICQEAPAEHVDHDHQTGKVRGVLCFGCNAGIGQLKDRPDVLRRAAAYVEGNLWNPTFEAQGVCRQPS, encoded by the coding sequence GTGGCGGCGTACGGTGCCGAGCACTATCGGCGCCGCCAGGCAGCCAAAGGCAAGGTCGTCAAGGAGCACGTGGAAGTGCCGGCGGGGCACAAGCTCTGCCGACTGTGCGGGGTGGTCAAGCCGCACAGTGAATGGCACAAGAACGCAAGTGCTTCTGACGGGCTGTCTACTCGCTGCAAGACCTGCCGTGCCGTCCTCGGTCGGGCCGGCCATCTCAAACGGGCCTACGGCATCACCGAGGGCGAGCGGGACGGGATGATTGCCGCCCAGGGCGGGGTCTGCGTGATCTGCCAAGAAGCTCCGGCGGAGCATGTGGATCACGATCACCAGACGGGTAAGGTCCGAGGCGTACTTTGCTTCGGCTGCAACGCGGGAATCGGGCAACTCAAGGATCGGCCGGACGTCTTGAGGCGTGCAGCCGCCTACGTGGAAGGAAACCTGTGGAACCCAACATTCGAAGCACAGGGCGTCTGCCGGCAGCCTTCCTGA
- the prcA gene encoding proteasome subunit alpha — translation MSTPFYVSPQQAMADRAEYARKGIARGRSLVVIQYADGIVFVGENPSRALHKFSEIYDRIGFAAAGKYNEYENLRIGGVRYADLRGYTYDRDDVTARGLANVYAQTLGTIFSSAGEKPYEVELVVAEVGATAAGDQIYRLPHDGSIVDEHGSVAVGGNAEQISTYLDQRHQDGMTLSEALKLAVQALSSQANGTDKSIPAERLEVAVLDRTRAQQRKFKRIRGRQLSRLLEADVPAAAQADAVSNDETPEEEAE, via the coding sequence GTGTCGACTCCGTTCTATGTGTCACCCCAGCAGGCCATGGCCGACCGGGCGGAATACGCCCGCAAGGGCATCGCCCGCGGTCGCAGCCTTGTTGTGATCCAGTACGCCGACGGCATCGTGTTCGTCGGTGAGAACCCGTCCCGTGCGCTGCACAAGTTCAGCGAGATCTACGACCGGATCGGCTTCGCGGCCGCCGGCAAGTACAACGAGTACGAGAACCTGCGGATCGGCGGTGTGCGGTACGCGGATCTGCGTGGATACACCTACGACCGTGACGATGTGACGGCCCGTGGGCTGGCGAACGTCTACGCGCAGACGCTCGGCACGATCTTCTCGAGTGCGGGGGAGAAGCCGTACGAGGTGGAGCTGGTGGTGGCGGAGGTCGGTGCGACCGCTGCCGGGGACCAGATCTACCGGCTGCCGCACGACGGGTCGATCGTCGACGAGCACGGGTCCGTCGCCGTGGGTGGCAACGCCGAGCAGATCAGTACCTACCTCGACCAGCGGCACCAGGACGGGATGACCCTGTCGGAGGCGCTGAAGCTGGCGGTGCAGGCGCTGTCGAGCCAGGCGAACGGCACGGACAAGTCGATTCCGGCGGAGCGGCTGGAGGTGGCGGTGCTGGACCGTACGCGGGCCCAGCAGCGCAAGTTCAAGCGGATCCGTGGCCGGCAGCTGTCGCGGCTTCTGGAGGCGGATGTTCCGGCGGCGGCCCAGGCGGATGCCGTGTCGAACGACGAGACTCCTGAAGAGGAAGCCGAGTAG
- a CDS encoding ferredoxin: protein MTVQQEAATGQDAGAAGVAGEPLEVWIDQDLCTGDGICVQYAPEVFELDIDGLAYVKSPADELLVEAGATTPVPLVLLQDVVDSAKECPGDCIHVRRVSDRVEVFGPDAE, encoded by the coding sequence ATGACCGTGCAGCAGGAGGCAGCCACCGGGCAGGACGCGGGTGCCGCCGGCGTGGCCGGAGAGCCGCTCGAGGTCTGGATCGACCAGGACCTCTGCACTGGCGACGGCATCTGTGTGCAGTACGCACCGGAGGTGTTCGAGCTGGACATCGATGGTCTGGCGTACGTGAAGAGCCCTGCCGACGAGTTGCTCGTGGAGGCGGGGGCGACCACTCCGGTTCCGCTGGTGCTGCTGCAGGACGTGGTGGATTCCGCGAAGGAATGTCCCGGGGATTGCATCCACGTAAGGCGGGTTTCGGACAGGGTCGAAGTTTTCGGTCCAGACGCGGAGTGA
- the prcB gene encoding proteasome subunit beta — MEPNIRSTGRLPAAFLTPGSSSFMDFLGAHQPEMLPGNRKLPDGVIEAPHGTTIVAATFPGGVVLAGDRRATMGNMIAQRDIEKVFPADEYSAVGIAGTAGLAVEMVKLFQLELEHFEKVEGATLSLEGKANRLSTMIRSNLGMAMQGLAVVPLFAGYDEAKERGRIFSYDVTGGRSEEHGFAATGSGSIFARGSMKKLYHSKLTEEEATTLVVQALYDAADDDSATGGPDLYRHIYPIVTVMTDEGFRRLTDEESSELARKITNRRLEQPDGPRAALL, encoded by the coding sequence GTGGAACCCAACATTCGAAGCACAGGGCGTCTGCCGGCAGCCTTCCTGACGCCGGGGTCGTCGTCCTTCATGGACTTCTTGGGCGCGCACCAGCCCGAGATGCTCCCGGGCAACCGGAAGCTGCCCGACGGGGTCATCGAGGCGCCGCACGGGACGACCATCGTGGCCGCCACCTTCCCCGGCGGGGTCGTGCTCGCCGGTGACCGGCGGGCGACCATGGGGAACATGATCGCGCAGCGGGACATCGAGAAGGTGTTCCCGGCGGACGAGTACTCCGCCGTCGGCATCGCCGGCACCGCCGGTCTGGCCGTGGAGATGGTGAAGCTGTTCCAGCTGGAGCTGGAGCACTTCGAGAAGGTCGAGGGGGCGACCCTCAGTCTCGAAGGTAAGGCGAACCGGCTCTCCACCATGATCCGGAGCAATCTGGGGATGGCGATGCAGGGGCTCGCCGTGGTCCCGCTCTTCGCGGGGTACGACGAGGCCAAGGAGAGGGGCCGGATCTTCTCCTACGACGTGACCGGCGGCCGCTCGGAGGAGCACGGCTTCGCCGCGACCGGTTCGGGCTCGATCTTCGCCCGCGGCTCGATGAAGAAGCTGTACCACTCCAAGCTGACGGAGGAGGAGGCCACGACGCTCGTCGTGCAGGCGTTGTACGACGCCGCGGACGACGACTCGGCCACCGGCGGTCCGGACCTCTACCGCCACATCTACCCCATCGTCACCGTCATGACCGACGAGGGATTCCGCAGGCTGACCGACGAGGAGTCCTCGGAGCTGGCCCGCAAGATCACGAACCGGCGGCTGGAGCAGCCCGACGGTCCGCGCGCCGCTCTGCTCTGA
- a CDS encoding LacI family DNA-binding transcriptional regulator — translation MTRPTSRDVATAAGVSQATVSLVLGDKWRGRVSERTADHVRHTATELGYRPNLAARNLRLGSTRTALLVVPALTNEFFARVYTGAARIAAEHGFGVVLYPSPDGTGPARDPFASARAALDGVIASSMAADALHALGGDTLPLVMLDSDPTADTADAHVNLAIADGMRQTVEHLLTHGHRRFLHLASAIDSWTFDVRANALAALLPPGAELRTVRAHLSVEAARTATEAALDTPADRRPTAVVCDDDILAAGACKAARRLGLRIPQDLSVTGFDDLALATAVEPELTTVHLPAERVGEQGMTALLAVLEGSPGSLLPPADIPVHLVVRDSTGPAPSA, via the coding sequence GTGACGAGACCCACCAGCCGCGACGTGGCCACCGCCGCCGGAGTCTCCCAGGCCACCGTCTCCCTCGTCCTCGGCGACAAATGGCGCGGCCGCGTCTCCGAACGCACCGCCGACCACGTCCGCCACACCGCCACCGAACTCGGCTACCGCCCCAACCTCGCCGCCCGCAACCTCCGCCTCGGCTCCACCCGCACCGCCCTCCTCGTCGTCCCCGCCCTCACCAACGAATTCTTCGCCCGCGTCTACACCGGCGCCGCCCGCATCGCCGCCGAACACGGCTTCGGCGTCGTCCTCTACCCCTCCCCCGACGGCACCGGCCCCGCCCGCGACCCCTTCGCCTCCGCCCGCGCCGCCCTCGACGGAGTCATCGCCTCCTCCATGGCAGCAGACGCCCTCCACGCCCTCGGCGGCGACACCCTCCCCCTCGTCATGCTCGACAGCGACCCCACCGCCGACACCGCCGACGCCCACGTCAACCTCGCCATCGCCGACGGCATGCGCCAAACCGTCGAGCACCTCCTCACCCACGGCCACCGCCGCTTCCTCCACCTCGCCTCCGCCATCGACTCCTGGACCTTCGACGTCCGCGCGAACGCCCTGGCCGCCCTCCTGCCGCCCGGAGCCGAGCTCCGCACCGTACGGGCCCACCTCAGCGTGGAAGCCGCCCGTACGGCCACGGAAGCCGCCCTGGACACCCCCGCGGACCGCCGCCCCACCGCCGTCGTCTGCGACGACGACATCCTGGCCGCCGGCGCCTGCAAAGCCGCCCGCCGCCTCGGCCTGCGCATCCCCCAGGACCTCTCCGTCACCGGCTTCGACGACCTCGCCCTCGCCACCGCCGTCGAACCGGAACTCACCACCGTCCACCTCCCCGCCGAACGCGTCGGCGAACAGGGCATGACCGCCCTCCTCGCCGTCCTCGAAGGCAGCCCAGGCTCCCTCCTGCCCCCGGCCGACATCCCCGTCCACCTCGTCGTCCGCGACTCCACGGGACCCGCGCCCAGCGCCTGA
- the arc gene encoding proteasome ATPase produces MAAHDDDINRGIRPGRGSEDPAGQVAYLEQEIAVLRRKLADSPRHTRILEERIVELQTNLAGVSAQNERLANTLREARDQIVALKEEVDRLAQPPAGFGVFLQSNEDGTVDIFTGGRKLRVNVSPSVEPEDLRRGQEVMLNEALNVVEAMEFERAGDIVTLKEILEDGERALVVGHTDEERVVRLAEPLLDVTIRPGDSLLLEPRSGYVYEIVPKSEVEDLVLEEVPDIDYDKIGGLGDQIELIRDAVELPYLYPDLFKEHELRPPKGILLYGPPGCGKTLIAKAVANSLAKKVAEVTGQPTGKSYFLNIKGPELLNKYVGETERHIRLVFQRAREKASEGTPVIVFFDEMESLFRTRGSGVSSDVENTIVPQLLAEIDGVEGLENVIVIGASNREDMIDPAILRPGRLDVKIKIERPGAEAAKDIFAKYLKATLPLHTDDLGEHQGSTAETVHSMIQTVVEQMYAETEENRFLEVTYANGDKEVLYFKDFNSGAMIQNIVDRAKKMAIKAFLEHNQKGLRVAHLLQACVDEFKENEDLPNTTNPDDWARISGKKGERIVFIRTLVTGKQGADTGRSIDTVANTGQYL; encoded by the coding sequence GTGGCAGCCCACGACGACGACATCAACCGCGGCATCCGGCCCGGGCGAGGGTCTGAGGACCCCGCCGGCCAGGTTGCCTATCTCGAGCAGGAAATCGCCGTCCTGCGACGTAAGCTCGCCGACTCTCCGCGACACACGAGGATTCTCGAAGAGCGGATCGTCGAGCTCCAGACAAACCTGGCAGGCGTCTCCGCACAGAACGAGCGGCTGGCGAACACCCTGCGCGAGGCCCGCGACCAGATCGTGGCCCTCAAGGAAGAAGTCGACCGGCTCGCACAGCCGCCGGCCGGCTTCGGAGTCTTCCTGCAGTCGAACGAAGACGGAACCGTCGACATCTTCACCGGCGGCCGAAAGCTCCGAGTGAACGTGAGCCCCAGCGTCGAACCGGAAGACCTCCGGCGCGGCCAGGAGGTCATGCTCAACGAGGCCCTCAACGTGGTCGAGGCCATGGAGTTCGAACGGGCCGGGGACATCGTCACCCTCAAGGAAATCCTCGAGGACGGCGAGCGCGCCCTGGTGGTCGGGCACACCGACGAGGAAAGGGTGGTGAGGCTCGCCGAGCCGCTCCTGGACGTCACCATCCGCCCCGGCGACTCCCTGCTGCTCGAACCCCGCTCCGGCTACGTCTACGAGATCGTCCCCAAGAGCGAGGTCGAAGACCTCGTCCTCGAAGAGGTCCCGGACATCGACTACGACAAGATCGGCGGCCTGGGCGACCAGATCGAACTGATCCGCGACGCCGTCGAGCTCCCCTACCTCTACCCCGACCTCTTCAAGGAACACGAACTGCGGCCCCCCAAGGGCATCCTGCTCTACGGCCCCCCCGGCTGTGGCAAGACGCTCATCGCCAAGGCCGTGGCCAACTCCCTTGCCAAGAAGGTCGCCGAAGTCACCGGCCAGCCCACCGGGAAGTCCTACTTCCTGAACATCAAGGGCCCCGAACTCCTCAACAAGTACGTCGGCGAGACCGAGCGGCACATCCGCCTCGTCTTCCAGCGTGCGAGGGAGAAGGCGAGCGAGGGCACCCCCGTCATCGTCTTCTTCGACGAGATGGAATCCCTCTTCCGCACCCGCGGATCCGGAGTCAGCTCGGACGTGGAGAACACCATCGTCCCCCAGCTGCTCGCCGAGATCGACGGCGTGGAAGGCCTGGAGAACGTCATCGTCATCGGCGCCTCCAACCGCGAGGACATGATCGACCCGGCCATCCTGCGCCCCGGCCGGCTCGACGTGAAGATCAAGATCGAGCGCCCCGGCGCCGAGGCCGCCAAGGACATCTTCGCGAAGTACCTCAAGGCCACCCTGCCCCTGCACACCGACGACCTCGGCGAGCACCAGGGCTCCACGGCCGAAACCGTCCACAGCATGATCCAGACCGTCGTCGAGCAGATGTACGCCGAAACCGAGGAAAACCGCTTCCTCGAGGTCACGTACGCCAACGGCGACAAGGAAGTCCTCTACTTCAAGGACTTCAACTCGGGCGCGATGATCCAGAACATCGTGGACCGTGCGAAGAAGATGGCCATCAAGGCCTTCCTCGAGCACAACCAGAAGGGCCTTCGCGTCGCCCATCTCCTCCAGGCTTGCGTGGACGAGTTCAAGGAGAACGAAGACCTGCCCAACACCACCAACCCCGACGACTGGGCCCGAATCTCCGGAAAGAAGGGCGAGCGGATCGTATTCATCCGCACCCTCGTCACCGGAAAGCAAGGCGCGGACACCGGACGCTCCATCGACACGGTGGCCAACACCGGTCAGTACCTCTGA